One part of the Olleya sp. YS genome encodes these proteins:
- the ggt gene encoding gamma-glutamyltransferase: MRQIIFFFLICMLFYSCKNEKVVGLVTDNAMVVSAREEASKIGTDILKQGGNVFDAMIATDLALAVCYPYAGNIGGGGFMVYRLKDGSIGALDYREKAPKLATKDMYLDSLGNVIPDLSTKGGLAVGVPGTIAGLFEVHKTFGSLPIEMIMEPVIDLANRGYVITKKDQDVLDEKRQDFLEVNTSPILFSKEWKAKDTIKQPNLANTLKAIMKGGRDAFYKGNMAETLVTCIQANGGIITVEDLANYKAVWRTPITFKYDDLNIISMSPPSSGGICLAQIMKQIEPFQLDEFGHNSLKSVQVITEAERRAYADRSFYLGDPDFVSIPQEELISIDYLSNRMSNFSFYQATPSTEVSHGKVEILESNETTHYSIVDQFGNAIAVTTTLNSGFGSKLYSQELGFFLNNEMDDFSSKPGVPNVYGLIGAEANAILSEKRMLSSMTPTIVEKKGELYMTLGTPGGSTIITSVLQTILNVHEYDMSIQEAVNAPRFHHQWLPDEIRMEPNSFSSDLIQKLEAKGYKINQENAPVLGKVDGILILENGQLEGGADPRGDDTAIGF, translated from the coding sequence ATGAGACAGATAATATTCTTTTTTTTAATCTGTATGCTTTTTTACAGCTGTAAAAATGAAAAAGTAGTAGGTTTAGTCACAGACAATGCAATGGTTGTATCTGCACGTGAGGAAGCCTCCAAAATTGGTACAGACATTTTAAAACAAGGCGGTAATGTTTTTGATGCGATGATCGCAACAGATTTAGCATTAGCAGTCTGCTACCCTTATGCAGGTAATATTGGTGGTGGTGGCTTTATGGTATACCGCTTAAAAGATGGAAGCATTGGCGCATTAGATTATCGCGAAAAAGCACCAAAACTAGCAACCAAAGACATGTATTTAGACAGTTTAGGTAATGTTATTCCGGATTTAAGCACTAAAGGTGGATTAGCAGTTGGTGTACCTGGAACTATTGCTGGTTTGTTTGAAGTACACAAAACATTTGGAAGCTTACCCATAGAAATGATTATGGAACCTGTGATAGACCTAGCCAATCGTGGTTATGTGATCACAAAAAAAGACCAAGACGTATTAGACGAAAAACGTCAAGATTTTTTAGAGGTGAATACAAGCCCAATTTTATTTAGCAAAGAGTGGAAAGCAAAAGATACCATTAAACAACCCAACCTAGCCAATACATTAAAAGCGATAATGAAAGGTGGTCGTGATGCTTTTTACAAAGGGAATATGGCTGAAACTTTAGTAACATGTATTCAAGCAAATGGTGGTATTATAACGGTTGAAGATTTAGCCAATTATAAAGCTGTTTGGCGCACACCCATTACATTTAAATATGACGATTTAAATATTATATCCATGTCTCCACCTTCCAGTGGTGGCATTTGCTTAGCTCAAATTATGAAACAAATAGAACCGTTTCAATTGGATGAATTTGGACACAACTCGTTAAAATCTGTTCAAGTTATAACCGAAGCAGAACGTCGTGCTTATGCAGATAGAAGTTTCTATTTGGGTGATCCTGATTTTGTTAGTATTCCGCAAGAAGAATTAATAAGTATTGATTATTTAAGTAATAGAATGTCTAATTTTTCTTTTTATCAAGCTACTCCATCTACGGAAGTATCACACGGAAAAGTGGAAATTTTAGAAAGTAACGAGACCACACACTACTCTATTGTCGACCAATTTGGTAATGCTATTGCAGTAACTACAACACTAAATTCAGGTTTTGGTTCAAAATTATATAGTCAAGAATTAGGTTTCTTCCTTAATAACGAAATGGACGATTTTTCAAGTAAACCTGGCGTCCCTAATGTGTATGGACTCATCGGAGCAGAAGCTAATGCGATTCTATCTGAAAAACGTATGTTAAGCTCTATGACACCAACTATTGTAGAGAAAAAAGGTGAATTATATATGACTTTAGGAACACCAGGTGGTTCTACCATTATCACTTCTGTTTTACAAACTATACTCAATGTACATGAATATGATATGAGTATACAAGAAGCGGTAAACGCACCTAGGTTTCATCATCAGTGGTTACCAGATGAAATTAGAATGGAACCAAATTCGTTCTCGTCAGATTTAATACAAAAGCTCGAAGCTAAAGGCTACAAGATTAATCAAGAAAATGCTCCAGTTTTAGGTAAAGTGGACGGAATTTTAATTTTAGAAAACGGACAATTGGAAGGTGGAGCAGATCCAAGAGGAGATGATACTGCTATAGGTTTTTAG
- a CDS encoding acyl carrier protein phosphodiesterase — MNFLAHIYLSNNNKMVTIGNFIADGIRGKKYKEYPKDIQTGILLHRQIDTFTDAHPTVRKSTKRLHKNYGHYAGVIVDILYDHFLAKNWEQYSDIPFAEYVDDFYDTLQDNFEILPPRIQKMLPHMLADNWLLSYATIEGITKVLEGMNRRTKNRSQMNLAVNELETFYKEFEAEFTSFFKELIEFSKTKLAEIQLKQ, encoded by the coding sequence ATGAATTTTCTAGCGCACATTTATCTTTCCAACAATAATAAAATGGTAACTATAGGCAACTTTATTGCAGATGGTATTAGAGGTAAAAAATATAAAGAATACCCTAAAGACATTCAGACTGGTATTTTACTTCATCGTCAGATAGATACGTTTACAGATGCGCATCCAACCGTTAGAAAAAGCACTAAACGATTACACAAAAATTATGGACACTACGCTGGAGTGATTGTAGATATTTTATACGACCATTTTTTAGCTAAAAACTGGGAGCAATATTCAGATATTCCTTTTGCAGAATATGTTGATGACTTCTATGATACTCTACAAGATAATTTTGAAATTTTGCCACCACGCATTCAAAAAATGCTACCACATATGTTAGCAGATAATTGGTTGTTAAGTTATGCTACAATAGAAGGCATAACAAAAGTGTTGGAAGGCATGAATAGACGCACTAAAAACCGTTCTCAAATGAATTTAGCTGTCAACGAATTGGAAACATTTTATAAAGAATTTGAAGCAGAATTCACCAGTTTTTTTAAAGAGTTAATTGAGTTTTCTAAAACTAAACTAGCCGAAATACAATTAAAACAATGA
- a CDS encoding acyltransferase: MNRLPNLDVLRFILASLVVFFHLPQLCRNQGLPYFLEAPIFNRGIEAVYMFFVLSGFLIIKIIYNAKQRDAFSIKKFYIRRVLRIFPLYYLIVIFGFLFYWVFLPELEIPFENNYALSEGILLSIFFLPNIFAQLYMPGGILEVLWSIGIEEQFYIVVAPLLFILPKYRLLQYLMLLTTAYFIIYHLEPFDNLRRFIMVFFFLFFGGIIAVLEEKKQLEFLKRSKLVPLVIVLSTVLYFTTSIFEFETLAFFNLFTMVLFGLFIHTIAHNNFGVEIRSKALNYLGQISYGIYMFHVIALNAVVFLFLKLQKHELFSDTITIILIYLLTFAITIILAHVSYKYYETYFLKLKNKFRE, encoded by the coding sequence TTGAACAGATTACCCAACTTAGATGTTTTACGTTTTATACTAGCCAGTTTAGTGGTGTTTTTTCACTTACCGCAATTGTGTCGCAATCAAGGACTTCCGTATTTTTTGGAGGCGCCAATTTTTAATCGTGGGATTGAAGCAGTGTATATGTTTTTTGTGTTAAGCGGATTTTTAATCATAAAAATCATTTATAATGCCAAGCAAAGGGATGCTTTTTCTATTAAAAAGTTTTATATCAGACGTGTGTTACGAATTTTCCCTTTGTATTATTTAATTGTCATTTTTGGTTTTCTGTTTTATTGGGTATTTCTTCCAGAACTGGAAATTCCTTTTGAAAACAACTATGCTTTAAGCGAAGGTATTTTGCTTTCAATATTTTTTTTACCTAATATTTTTGCACAACTCTACATGCCAGGAGGAATCCTAGAAGTACTATGGTCTATTGGTATTGAAGAACAATTTTATATTGTGGTTGCTCCTTTACTTTTTATACTACCTAAGTATCGCTTATTACAGTATTTAATGCTTTTAACTACAGCTTATTTTATAATTTATCACCTAGAACCCTTTGACAATTTAAGGCGATTTATTATGGTGTTTTTCTTTTTGTTTTTTGGCGGAATTATAGCTGTGTTAGAAGAAAAAAAGCAATTAGAATTTTTAAAACGGTCAAAACTAGTACCATTAGTAATAGTCCTGTCAACAGTGCTATACTTTACAACCTCGATTTTTGAGTTTGAAACTTTAGCCTTTTTTAATTTGTTTACCATGGTTTTGTTTGGGTTGTTTATTCATACCATAGCACACAATAATTTTGGGGTAGAAATTAGAAGCAAAGCATTAAATTATTTAGGACAAATTTCCTATGGCATTTATATGTTTCATGTAATCGCATTAAACGCTGTAGTTTTCTTATTTTTGAAACTTCAAAAGCACGAGTTATTTAGCGATACTATAACTATTATTTTAATTTACTTATTAACTTTTGCAATTACCATTATACTGGCACATGTGTCTTATAAATATTACGAAACCTATTTTTTAAAATTAAAAAACAAATTTAGAGAATGA
- the glmM gene encoding phosphoglucosamine mutase yields the protein MTLIKSISGIRGTIGGTVGDNLTPIDAVKFASAYGTWLKQQRDKTDYKVVVGRDARLSGDMIQNLVMNTLVGLGIHVVDLGLSTTPTVEIAVPMEHADGGIILTASHNPKQWNALKLLNAKGEFLDGAEGQKILEIAESDAMTFAEVDNLGKITKNEAYIDLHIDEVLELEYVNQKAIEAANFKVVVDGVNSTGGIAIPLLLERLGVEAVKLYCDPTGHFPHNPEPLKEHLGDLSNEVKKHNADFGIVVDPDVDRLAFMDENGEMFGEEYTLVACADWVLSQNPGNTVSNMSSTRALRDVTEKHGGTYQASAVGEVNVVTLMKKNNAVIGGEGNGGIIYPASHYGRDALVGVALFLSLLADKKMSVSELRKTYTSYFMSKKKIQLTPTLDVDAILKAMEAKYSNENLTTIDGVKIDFAESWVHLRKSNTEPIIRIYTEAKSQNEADALADKIISEIKYIAKI from the coding sequence ATGACATTAATAAAATCTATATCAGGAATTAGAGGAACTATTGGCGGAACAGTTGGCGATAATCTAACACCAATTGACGCAGTTAAATTTGCATCTGCTTATGGTACCTGGCTAAAGCAACAACGTGACAAAACAGATTATAAAGTTGTTGTTGGTCGTGATGCACGTTTGTCTGGAGATATGATACAAAACTTAGTAATGAATACGTTGGTAGGCTTAGGTATTCATGTTGTAGATTTAGGATTGTCAACAACGCCAACAGTAGAAATTGCTGTGCCAATGGAGCACGCAGATGGAGGTATTATACTTACTGCTAGTCATAATCCAAAACAATGGAACGCTTTAAAGTTACTTAACGCGAAAGGTGAGTTTTTAGATGGAGCAGAAGGACAAAAAATTTTAGAAATAGCAGAATCTGATGCAATGACTTTTGCTGAAGTCGATAATTTAGGAAAAATCACTAAAAACGAAGCCTATATCGATTTACATATCGATGAAGTTTTAGAATTAGAATATGTTAATCAAAAAGCAATTGAAGCTGCAAATTTTAAAGTGGTGGTTGATGGTGTTAATAGTACTGGTGGAATAGCAATTCCGTTATTACTTGAACGCTTAGGTGTTGAAGCTGTAAAATTGTATTGTGACCCAACAGGTCATTTTCCGCATAATCCCGAGCCTTTAAAAGAGCATTTAGGAGATTTATCTAACGAAGTAAAAAAACACAATGCAGACTTTGGAATTGTTGTCGATCCAGACGTAGATAGACTTGCATTTATGGACGAAAATGGAGAGATGTTTGGAGAAGAATACACATTAGTTGCTTGTGCAGATTGGGTATTGAGTCAAAACCCAGGAAACACAGTTAGTAACATGAGCTCGACAAGAGCATTAAGAGATGTCACTGAAAAACATGGTGGAACTTATCAAGCATCAGCTGTAGGTGAAGTTAATGTGGTGACTTTAATGAAAAAAAATAATGCAGTGATTGGTGGTGAAGGTAATGGTGGAATTATTTATCCAGCTTCTCATTACGGTCGTGATGCTTTAGTTGGTGTGGCTTTATTTTTAAGCTTATTAGCAGATAAAAAAATGAGTGTAAGTGAGCTACGTAAAACCTACACAAGCTATTTTATGAGCAAAAAGAAAATCCAATTAACTCCAACTTTAGATGTAGATGCTATTTTAAAAGCAATGGAAGCAAAATATAGTAATGAAAATTTAACAACCATCGATGGTGTAAAAATAGATTTTGCAGAAAGTTGGGTGCACTTACGTAAAAGTAATACAGAACCAATTATTAGAATTTATACCGAAGCTAAAAGCCAAAACGAAGCAGATGCTTTAGCAGATAAAATTATTTCAGAAATCAAATACATTGCGAAAATTTAG
- a CDS encoding aminotransferase class V-fold PLP-dependent enzyme, which yields MYVTKAQRTNKSELETYFSKFRQHIVGIDQEFESPYGIKKMVYTDWTASGRLYRPIEDKLLNQFGPFVANTHTETTVSGTAMTNAYHNARRIIKGHVNSNADDVLIVAGNGMTSVVNKFQRILGLKVPENLRKFTKIPDEVRPVVFVTHMEHHSNHTSWLETMAKVEVIPAGEDGLFSLENLKILLEKHKDCPLKIASVIGGSNVTGIQTPYHQIAKIMHQHGGVCFVDFACSAPYVDINMHPENEDEALDAIFFSPHKFLGGPGTSGVLVFNKKLYKNMIPDCPGGGTVSWTNPWGEHKYIDNIEDREDGGTPGFLQTIKTALAIKLKDQMGVKNILDREHELIHQIFANLEDVEGINILAPTHKDRLGVVSFYIDDLHFNLGVKLLNDKFGVQTRGGCSCAGTYGHYLLHVDYEKSHSLTCEISAGDLSHKPGWIRMSIHPTTTCNEIDYVCESIQALAKHHKEWAKDYEYNKANNEFIHKTFVPTQDVRVTDWFEL from the coding sequence ATGTACGTCACTAAAGCACAACGAACCAATAAATCTGAATTAGAAACTTATTTTTCTAAGTTTAGACAGCATATTGTGGGTATAGACCAAGAATTTGAATCACCTTACGGTATCAAGAAAATGGTATATACAGATTGGACAGCTTCTGGACGATTGTATAGACCTATAGAGGATAAATTGTTGAATCAATTTGGACCTTTTGTAGCTAATACACATACCGAAACTACTGTGTCTGGTACAGCAATGACAAATGCCTATCATAATGCAAGGCGTATTATTAAAGGACATGTTAATAGTAATGCAGATGATGTATTAATTGTTGCAGGAAACGGAATGACAAGTGTGGTCAATAAGTTTCAGCGAATTTTAGGATTAAAAGTACCTGAAAACTTACGAAAATTCACGAAAATCCCAGACGAAGTCCGTCCAGTGGTTTTTGTCACACATATGGAGCACCATTCTAATCACACCTCTTGGTTAGAAACTATGGCAAAAGTAGAAGTGATACCAGCTGGAGAGGATGGTTTGTTTAGTCTTGAAAATTTAAAAATTCTTTTAGAAAAACATAAAGATTGCCCTTTAAAAATTGCTTCTGTTATTGGTGGTAGTAATGTTACTGGTATCCAAACACCTTATCATCAAATTGCTAAAATAATGCATCAACATGGAGGAGTTTGCTTTGTAGATTTTGCTTGTTCTGCACCTTATGTAGACATTAATATGCATCCAGAAAATGAAGACGAAGCTTTAGATGCTATATTCTTTTCACCACACAAATTTTTAGGTGGACCAGGAACTTCTGGTGTTTTGGTGTTTAATAAAAAATTATATAAAAACATGATTCCAGATTGTCCAGGTGGTGGTACTGTAAGTTGGACAAATCCTTGGGGAGAACATAAGTACATCGATAATATTGAAGATAGAGAAGATGGTGGTACGCCTGGTTTTTTGCAAACCATTAAAACTGCTTTGGCTATTAAGCTGAAAGACCAAATGGGAGTAAAAAACATTTTAGATAGAGAACATGAATTAATCCACCAGATATTTGCAAATCTTGAAGATGTAGAAGGGATAAATATTTTAGCACCTACGCATAAAGACCGATTAGGAGTCGTATCTTTTTATATAGATGACTTACACTTTAATTTAGGTGTTAAGTTATTGAATGATAAATTTGGTGTCCAAACACGTGGTGGTTGTAGCTGTGCTGGTACTTATGGGCATTATTTGTTGCATGTAGATTATGAAAAATCACACTCGTTAACTTGCGAGATTTCAGCAGGAGATTTATCGCATAAACCAGGTTGGATTCGCATGTCCATTCATCCTACAACGACTTGTAACGAGATTGATTATGTCTGTGAGAGTATTCAGGCTTTAGCAAAACATCATAAAGAATGGGCTAAAGATTATGAATATAATAAAGCTAATAACGAGTTTATCCACAAAACCTTTGTACCTACTCAAGACGTAAGGGTTACTGATTGGTTTGAGTTATAA
- a CDS encoding lysophospholipid acyltransferase family protein, with the protein MQFLAYILIYPFLWLVSILPFRLLYAFSDGLYVLIYYVIGYRKKTVVENLYLVFPEKSEAEIKHITKRFYHHLCDMVVEAIKSLTISESQMMKRMTFSNIDEIHQHENNNKSIVLMCAHYGSWEWIFILQNHVKSKGYAVYKQLGNKYFDKLVKRIRAKYNSFLITTKDTFETLKNAKDKGDITINGFVSDQSPKPWKAHHWLDFMGIHVPVHTGAELLAKQLDMAVVFFAVKRIKRGYYQTTFTTLAKNPNDFKDYEITDAFFKLVEQQIYEAPEYYLWTHKRWKHRGKTAEDFK; encoded by the coding sequence ATGCAATTTTTAGCCTATATTTTAATTTATCCTTTTTTATGGTTGGTCTCTATCCTTCCATTTAGGCTTTTATATGCATTCTCGGACGGATTATATGTATTAATCTATTATGTTATTGGTTATAGAAAGAAAACCGTTGTTGAGAATCTATACTTAGTGTTTCCAGAAAAATCTGAAGCTGAAATCAAGCACATAACCAAACGTTTTTATCATCATTTATGTGATATGGTTGTTGAAGCTATAAAATCTTTAACCATATCTGAATCGCAAATGATGAAACGAATGACGTTTTCTAATATTGATGAAATACACCAACATGAAAATAATAACAAAAGTATTGTTTTAATGTGCGCACATTATGGAAGTTGGGAATGGATTTTTATTCTTCAAAACCACGTAAAAAGCAAAGGGTATGCTGTGTATAAGCAACTTGGAAATAAATATTTTGACAAATTAGTAAAACGGATTAGAGCCAAATACAACTCCTTTCTCATTACTACTAAAGATACGTTTGAAACATTAAAAAACGCAAAAGATAAAGGTGATATAACTATCAATGGATTTGTATCAGATCAAAGCCCAAAACCTTGGAAAGCACACCATTGGTTAGATTTTATGGGAATACATGTACCTGTGCATACAGGAGCCGAATTGTTAGCGAAACAATTAGATATGGCTGTTGTGTTTTTTGCTGTTAAACGCATTAAAAGAGGCTACTACCAGACGACTTTTACAACTCTAGCTAAAAATCCAAATGATTTTAAAGACTACGAGATTACTGATGCCTTTTTTAAGTTAGTTGAACAACAAATCTATGAAGCGCCAGAATATTACTTATGGACACATAAACGTTGGAAGCATCGTGGTAAAACTGCAGAGGATTTTAAATAA
- a CDS encoding rhomboid family intramembrane serine protease → MGNLDIITIIIIAANVIISYKGFEDFEFFDKYKFNVGAIKRGEQIRIFSSGFLHVNPQHLLFNMITLYFFAWMVIRQVGETKFVIIYVVSLLSGSLLSLVFNKDNYHYSAVGASGAVMGIIYSAILFDPWMEINFIIPGWLFGIGYLLYSIYGMKKQIGNIGHDAHFGGAVGGYATTLILAPILLERDLKMVLILAIPIVVLFVMQKLGKI, encoded by the coding sequence ATGGGTAATTTAGATATCATCACCATAATAATTATAGCAGCCAATGTTATTATTTCCTACAAAGGATTTGAAGATTTTGAATTTTTTGATAAATACAAATTTAATGTTGGTGCTATTAAAAGAGGAGAGCAAATTAGGATTTTTAGTTCTGGATTTTTGCATGTAAATCCGCAACATTTGTTATTTAACATGATTACACTATACTTTTTTGCGTGGATGGTTATTAGACAAGTGGGTGAAACTAAATTTGTAATTATTTATGTAGTTAGCTTATTATCAGGTAGTTTGCTATCCTTGGTATTTAATAAAGACAATTACCATTATAGTGCAGTAGGAGCAAGTGGAGCAGTAATGGGTATTATTTATTCTGCAATTTTATTTGATCCATGGATGGAAATAAATTTTATTATTCCTGGTTGGTTATTTGGTATAGGTTATTTATTGTATTCTATTTACGGAATGAAAAAACAAATAGGCAATATTGGTCACGATGCCCATTTTGGAGGTGCTGTAGGTGGTTATGCGACCACTTTAATACTCGCACCAATATTATTAGAACGCGATTTAAAAATGGTATTAATATTAGCTATACCAATAGTGGTACTATTTGTAATGCAAAAATTAGGTAAAATCTAA
- a CDS encoding TlpA disulfide reductase family protein, with the protein MRPFILLLCIAIFSSSCKQEPQKPLVFGTNIGDYAPTFTAKTPEGTDLSLGDINAKIIILDFWASWCGPCRRENPNVVKMYDKYHDKGLEIVGISLDKAGQKNRWLNAIKQDKLTWKHLSNLQGWQEPIAQTYGVRSIPATYILDGDGKIIAKNLRGQALENKVAEILEN; encoded by the coding sequence ATGAGACCATTTATCTTACTTTTATGTATAGCTATTTTTAGTAGTTCTTGTAAACAAGAACCTCAAAAACCATTAGTTTTTGGAACAAATATTGGCGACTATGCGCCCACCTTTACAGCTAAAACACCAGAAGGCACAGACTTATCCTTAGGAGATATAAACGCTAAAATTATTATTCTAGACTTTTGGGCTAGTTGGTGTGGACCTTGTCGAAGAGAAAACCCTAATGTGGTTAAGATGTATGATAAGTACCATGATAAAGGTTTAGAAATTGTTGGAATATCACTAGACAAAGCAGGTCAAAAAAATCGTTGGTTAAATGCTATCAAACAAGATAAGTTAACATGGAAACACCTCTCTAATCTTCAAGGATGGCAAGAACCTATTGCACAAACTTATGGTGTACGCTCCATTCCTGCTACATATATTTTAGATGGAGACGGAAAAATTATAGCTAAAAACCTACGTGGTCAAGCACTAGAAAATAAAGTGGCTGAAATCTTAGAGAATTAG
- the mnmE gene encoding tRNA uridine-5-carboxymethylaminomethyl(34) synthesis GTPase MnmE: MIYNDTIVALATASGAGAVAIIRLSGKDAIAIADGCFESVKNNKSLVKQNTHTIHLGHIVEDKRTLDQVLVSVFKNPNSYTGEDVVEVSCHGSIYIQQEIIQLFLRKGCRMANPGEFTLRAFLNGKLDLSQAEAVADVIASDNEASHQIAMQQMRGGFSSEIAKLREELMNFASLIELELDFAEEDVEFADRSQFKALVTRISFVLKRLIDSFAVGNVIKNGIPVAIVGEPNVGKSTLLNALLNEERAIVSDIAGTTRDTIEDELVIEGIGFRFIDTAGIRDTKDVVESIGIKKTFEKIEQAQVVVLLFSAEEFKEESQRLKVEIEKIKNRFPLKPMLIIANKIDKLNDAEKLVLTSQFESIHMLSAKTGIGVDTLKEKLIGFVNTGALRNNETIVTNTRHYDSLLKASEEIEKVKHGLETGLSGDLLAIDIRQALYHFGEITGEITSDDLLGNIFANFCIGK, encoded by the coding sequence ATGATTTATAACGATACTATTGTAGCATTAGCAACCGCTTCCGGAGCAGGTGCTGTAGCCATTATTAGATTATCTGGTAAAGATGCTATAGCAATTGCTGATGGATGTTTTGAATCTGTTAAAAATAATAAATCGCTTGTAAAACAAAACACGCATACCATTCATTTGGGTCATATTGTTGAAGATAAAAGGACTTTAGATCAAGTATTGGTGTCTGTATTTAAAAACCCCAATTCTTATACTGGTGAAGATGTTGTTGAAGTATCTTGTCATGGGTCAATTTATATACAGCAAGAAATTATACAGTTATTTCTTCGTAAAGGTTGCCGAATGGCTAATCCAGGTGAATTTACCCTTCGTGCGTTTTTAAATGGAAAGCTAGACTTAAGTCAAGCTGAAGCTGTAGCAGATGTCATAGCTAGTGATAATGAAGCGTCACATCAAATTGCCATGCAGCAAATGCGTGGTGGTTTTTCTAGTGAAATCGCAAAACTACGTGAGGAATTGATGAATTTTGCCTCATTAATCGAGCTAGAATTGGATTTTGCAGAAGAAGATGTCGAGTTTGCGGATAGAAGTCAGTTTAAAGCATTGGTTACACGTATTTCATTTGTATTAAAACGTTTAATAGACAGTTTTGCAGTAGGTAATGTTATTAAAAACGGAATTCCAGTAGCGATAGTTGGAGAGCCTAATGTTGGAAAATCTACGTTACTGAATGCCCTGTTAAATGAAGAACGCGCTATTGTTAGTGATATTGCAGGAACCACTAGAGATACCATAGAAGACGAATTAGTCATTGAAGGTATTGGTTTTAGATTTATTGATACAGCAGGAATTAGAGATACCAAAGATGTTGTTGAAAGTATCGGGATAAAAAAGACATTTGAAAAAATTGAACAAGCACAAGTCGTCGTTTTACTTTTCTCTGCAGAAGAATTTAAAGAAGAAAGTCAGCGATTAAAAGTAGAAATAGAGAAAATAAAAAATCGTTTTCCGCTCAAGCCAATGCTTATCATTGCTAATAAAATTGATAAGTTAAATGATGCTGAAAAGCTAGTGCTTACCTCTCAATTTGAAAGTATTCACATGTTATCTGCTAAGACAGGAATAGGCGTTGACACCTTAAAAGAAAAATTAATTGGTTTTGTTAACACAGGTGCATTGCGTAATAATGAAACTATTGTTACTAATACGCGTCATTACGATTCGCTTCTAAAAGCTTCAGAAGAGATTGAAAAAGTCAAACATGGTTTAGAAACCGGTTTGTCGGGAGATTTATTAGCAATAGACATCAGACAAGCCTTGTATCATTTTGGAGAAATAACTGGAGAGATTACTAGTGATGACTTATTAGGTAATATTTTTGCTAATTTTTGTATCGGGAAGTAA